From Camelina sativa cultivar DH55 chromosome 7, Cs, whole genome shotgun sequence, one genomic window encodes:
- the LOC104702335 gene encoding defensin-like protein 1 codes for MHKNKIVIIIMAKFASIITLIFAALFLFAAFETPSIVEAQRLCDRPSKTWSGVCGNNSACKNQCINLEGARHGSCNYANPTHKCICFFSC; via the exons atgcataaaaacaaaatagtgatAATCATCATGGCTAAGTTTGCTTCCATCATCACCCTTATTTTTGCagctctttttctctttgctgCTTTTG AGACACCGTCAATAGTGGAAGCACAGAGGTTGTGCGATAGGCCTAGTAAGACATGGTCAGGGGTTTGTGGAAACAATAGTGCTTGCAAGAATCAGTGCATTAACCTTGAGGGAGCACGACATGGATCTTGCAACTATGCCAACCCAACTCACAAgtgtatttgtttcttctcatgTTAA